A genome region from Danio aesculapii chromosome 2, fDanAes4.1, whole genome shotgun sequence includes the following:
- the glula gene encoding glutamate-ammonia ligase (glutamine synthase) a, whose protein sequence is MATSASSQLSKVVKQQYMELPQGDKVQAMYIWIDGTGEGLRCKTRTLDSEPKSIEDLPEWNFDGSSTYQAEGSNSDMYLIPAAMFRDPFRKDPNKLVLCEVVKYNRKTAETNHRHTCKKIMEMVGHQSPWFGMEQEYTVLGTDGHPFGWPSNGFPGPQGPYYCGVGADKAYGRDIVEAHYRACLYAGVMICGTNAEVMPAQWEFQVGPCEGIDMGDHLWVARFILHRVCEDFGVVASFDPKPIPGNWNGAGCHTNFSTKEMREDGGLKCIEECIEKLGKRHNYHIRTYDPKGGLDNARRLTGHHETSNIHEFSAGVANRGASIRIPRAVGQEKKGYFEDRRPSANCDPYAVTEALIRTCLLDEEGDETVDY, encoded by the exons ATGGCCACGTCTGCCAGTTCTCAGTTGAGTAAAGTGGTAAAACAGCAGTATATGGAACTGCCTCAGGGAGACAAAGTACAAGCCATGTATATCTGGATAGATGGAACTGGAGAAGGACTACGATGCAAGACCAGAACACTAGACTCTGAACCTAAAAGCATTGAAG ATCTTCCAGAGTGGAATTTTGATGGTTCCAGCACGTATCAAGCTGAAGGCTCCAATAGCGACATGTATCTCATCCCAGCTGCTATGTTCAGGGATCCTTTCCGCAAAGACCCCAACAAACTGGTCTTGTGTGAAGTTGTCAAGTATAACCGGAAAACTGCAG AAACCAACCACCGTCATACATGTAAAAAGATCATGGAAATGGTAGGGCATCAAAGCCCTTGGTTTGGCATGGAGCAGGAGTACACTGTTCTGGGTACTGACGGGCACCCCTTTGGTTGGCCTTCCAATGGGTTTCCTGGTCCTCAAG GACCTTACTACTGTGGAGTTGGAGCAGATAAAGCCTATGGCAGAGACATCGTGGAAGCACATTACAGAGCCTGCCTATATGCCGGTGTGATGATTTGCGGAACCAATGCTGAAGTTATGCCAGCTCAG TGGGAGTTCCAGGTTGGCCCGTGTGAAGGCATTGACATGGGGGATCACTTGTGGGTAGCTCGTTTCATCTTGCACCGAGTTTGTGAAGACTTCGGTGTGGTAGCTTCATTTGATCCTAAGCCGATCCCAGGCAACTGGAATGGTGCCGGTTGCCACACTAACTTCAGCACTAAGGAAATGCGGGAAGATGGTGGGCTGAA ATGCATTGAGGAGTGTATCGAAAAGCTTGGAAAGAGGCACAACTATCACATCCGCACCTATGATCCAAAAGGAGGCCTGGACAATGCTCGTCGACTCACTGGCcaccatgaaacctccaacatcCATGAGTTCTCTGCTGGCGTGGCAAACCGTGGTGCTAGTATCCGCATCCCGCGAGCAGTGGGACAAGAGAAGAAGGGCTACTTTGAGGACCGCCGCCCGTCTGCAAACTGCGACCCCTATGCTGTCACTGAGGCCCTGATTCGCACATGTTTGTTAGATGAAGAGGGTGATGAAACTGTGGACTACTAG